The sequence below is a genomic window from Anaerocolumna chitinilytica.
TTATCGAAATGCAGGCAGAGGATATACCAGATTAAATGGTATAAAGCCGGATTTAGCAGCACCAGGGGTAGAATTATTATGCCCTGGCAGTAATGGTTTTACATCAAAATCAGGAACCAGCCTTGCTGCGGCAGTTACAGCAGGAATATGTGCTTTGATTGTTGAATGGGGATTAGTAAAAGGTAAGATGGTATATATGGATACCATTGAAGTGAAGCAATTTCTTATCAGAGGAGTAAAACGCAGTCCTACATTGACTTATCCAAACAAAGAATGGGGATTTGGTATGATTGATATATACAGAACCTTCGACAGTTTAAGAGGTGAGACAATACAGAGATAAGAAGAATGAATAAGCTATAAACAGTAGAAGCATACTTATCTTGAAAAGAATAGATAAGGAGGTAAATATGCCAAAAGACAGTCAACCGGATAACAAAAAGGCTCGCATGGAGAAAGCGGATAATCAAACTCCTATAACCCGGGAAAATCAGAATCAAAATAGAAATGCTAAGAAACAATCTATAAAGCACAATGATGTTTAACCATCAGGAAAGAGATAATTATGGCAAAAGCAGGAATGAGACGACCAGATGAGGAAGAACCTCACGGAACGATGGAGCATATAGGACTTACCAGAAAGAAAAACGAAGAAAAGCCCGTTCCTGAAATCCAGGGTAAAGCAAAAAGCGGTCATGAAAAGGCAAATCCAATAAAATATGACGGTAAATGGTAAGAATTTAGCCAAGGCTGCTGCATGAGAATAGCAGCAGCCTTTTTCGTGTAAATAATAGTGTAAATAATATATGTAATTGGGGGTTGCAAAGTTTAATCCCGAGCATTATAATAGGGATTAAATTAGTAGGGATTAAACATATTGTATAGTAGCATATTATTTTATGAAATATCCCTATTTACTATGAATGAAAGGTAGATGGTGATCACTATGTCAGATAAGTTATTGGAAATAAAAGGACTTAAGGTTTGTGTTGAAGGGAAAGAGATATTAAATGGATTAGATCTTGCTATTAATAAAGGAGAAACCCATGTCATTATGGGACCTAATGGAGCGGGAAAATCAACTCTGGGTTATTCTATAATGGGACATCCGAAATATGAAGTGGAAGAAGGCAGTATATATTTTGAGGGAGATGACATTACATACGAAAAGACGGATGTAAGAGCCAAAAAGGGAATCTTTCTATCCTTCCAGAACCCGGAAGAATTGTCAGGTGTTAGTTTAGAGAGCTTTATGAGGACATCAAAAATAGCAGTGGACGGAAAGCCTTTAAAAGTTCTTTCGTATAGAAAAGAAATGGGAAAAACCATGGAAAGCCTTGGTATGGATAAAGAATATGGAGATCGTTATCTCAATGTTGGGTTTTCTGGTGGTGAAAAGAAAAAATCAGAAATACTCCAGATGCTAATGCTGAATCCCAAGCTTGCAATATTAGATGAAACTGATTCCGGGCTTGATGTGGATGCTGTTAAAATAGTATCCCAGGGAGTAAAGACCTTTAAAAATAAAAACAATTCTCTTTTAATAATTACTCATAATACAAAGATTCTTGAATATCTGGATGTTGACTATGTGCATATATTGGTCGACGGTAAATTGGTAAAGACCGGAGATGCATCTCTTGTTGAGGAAGTTAACAGAAAAGGATTCAAAGAATTAGCTTTTCATTAAAACAGTTGAAAAACTATTTTAACGATTGTAAAGAAAATATGTTTCAGCTGTAATAAGCTCAAAGACTTGCAGCAGAAAGGAGCCAAATATGGAAGCTGTTAAGAATAAGACTTACGTCGAAGATGTGAACCGAAGTATTTATGATATAAAGGATAAAGTGGATGCCTCATATAAGACTTCAAAAGGCCTTACTTCCGGAATCGTAAATGCTATATCCTTAGAAAAAAATGACCCGGCATGGATGAGAGAATTCAGACAGAATTCACTTAAAATATATAAAGAACTTAATGTTCCGGTGTGGGGCCCCAGCCTTGAGGGTCTTAATATGGAGGATATCGTAACATATGTCAGACCAAATACAAAAATGCAGTTAAAGTGGGAAGAAGTGCCGGAGGATATCAAGAATACCTTCGAACGCTTGGGAATTCCCCAGGCTGAGAGAACTTCCCTTGCAGGGGTCGGCGCTCAATATGATTCGGAGGTAGTTTACCATAATGTAAGAGAAGAAGTAAAAAATCTCGGTGTTATTTATACGGATATGGAAAGTGCTGTAAGAGAGCATGAAGATATCGTAAGGGAGCATTTTATGAAGTTAGTGACCCCCAGAGACCATAAATTTGCTGCATTGCACGGTGCTGTATGGAGCGGAGGCTCCTTTGTTTATGTTCCGCCGGGAGTATCGGTGGAGATACCGTTACAGTCCTATTTCCGTTTGAACGCGCCGGGAGCCGGTCAGTTCGAGCATACGTTGATTGTAGTTGATAAAGGAGCTAATCTGCATTTTATCGAAGGCTGTTCCGCACCCAAATACAATGTAGCCAATCTGCATGCAGGCTGTGTGGAACTATTCGTAGGGGAAGGCGCAAGGCTTCGTTATTCGACGATTGAAAACTGGTCTAAAAATATGTTCAACTTAAATACCAAACGTGCTTCTGTAGAAAAAAACGGAACAATGGAATGGGTCTCCGGTTCCTTTGGTTCAAGAGTATCCTATCTCTATCCTATGAGCATCTTAAAAGGTGAGAATGCAAAGATGGAATATACAGGTATTACTTTTGCAGGTAACGGGCAGAACCTGGATACTGGCGTAAAAGTAGTTCATGCAGCAAAAAATACTTCCTCCCATATGAGCTCCAAATCAATCTCAAAAGATGGCGGATGCTCAACCTTTCGCAGCGCAGTTGTTATGGGCGCCGAAGCAGATGGTGCCAAATGTGCGGTGTCCTGTGAATCGCTGATGCTTGATTCCAAGTCAAGGTCTGATACAATTCCTGTTATGGATATCCGTAATGACAATGTTGACATAGGACATGAAGCAAAAATCGGAAGAATCAGTGATGATACAATATTCTATCTTATGAGCAGAGGGCTTAGTGAAGCAGATGCAAGGGCAATGATTGTTAGTGGTTTTGCAGAGCCAATTGCCAAAGAACTTCCGTTGGAATATGCTCTTGAAATGAATCAGCTGATCCGCCTAGAAATGGAAGGCAGCATTGGCTAATTAGTAGGAATTATTGAGAAGCATAATTCCTACATAAATATGGGTTGGCGCCCATATTTAAGGCGTGTTGGCGGTGCGTTAAGGCGTATTGGCGACGTGTGAGATTAGTAGGAATTATTGAGAAACATAATTCCTACATAAATATGGGCTGGCGCTCATATTTAAGGCGCGTTGGTGGTGCGTTGAGATTAGTAGGAATTATTGAGAAGCATAATTCCTACATAAATATAAGCTGACTACCATATTTAAGGTATGTTGGCAGCTTGGAGGTTAGTATGGTGCTTGAATTGAAAGAAGCAAATAAACTGCCGGTGAAGACTTTTCGCTGGTTAGGTGTTAATGAATTAAAACTTAAGCGGGAGATTCCAAGTATTACCCCTTTTTATAAAACCGAGCCGGAAGGTGAGGGAGTAAAGAAGCTGGTTATAACCAGAAACAATAATCTTCCCTTAGAGAAACTGCCTCTTACCGGTATGGGAGAAGAGGCCACGGATTTTATCCGCCTGAACAAGAATCAGGAGATGACAATAACAGTTCCCAAGGGTGTTAGAATTAAGGAACCTGTGTTTTTAAAATATAATCTGAAAGATGAAAATCCTGCATTAATCGAAGAAACTTGTATTCTCGCAGAAGAAGACAGTGAGATAACACTGGTTGTTACCTATGAAGGAGAAAAAGCTGAGGATTTATTCCATGGAACCTTAGTTTTTCTAAAAGCCGGCAGGAATGCAGTGATTCGTCTCATTCAGATACAACTCCTTCCTGACAATGCCTTTCATTTTAGTAATATTGGTGCAGTGACAGAGAGTGGCGGCCAAATCTATATTACCCAATGTGAACTGGGTGGAAGCCATGGCATAAGTGGTATACTAGGGGATTTAAAGGGAGATGAAAGCGAACTGCATGTAGATACCATTTATTATGGGGATCAAGAAAGAAATCTTGATTTTAATTATGTAGCCAATCATTATGGAAAGAACTCCAAGAGTGATATGCGAGTAAACGGTGCACTCTCAGATACCAGTAAGAAGATATTCCGCGGGACCATTGATTTTAAAAAAGGTGCATCCGGATCGGAAGGTGCTGAGGGTGAATACACTTTATTATTTGATAAGACGATTAAGAATGTATCTGTTCCTCTTATCCTTTGCGGTGAGGAAAATGTATCCGGAAAACATGCAGCTAACAGCGGTAAAATCGATGAGGAAAAATTGTTTTATATGATGTCCAGAGGATTAAGTGAAGCAGATGCCAAGAAACTTATGGTAGAAGCGTGGTTTAATCCTGCACTGCAGACAATACCCTCCGAGGAACTAAGAGAAAAAGTATCCGAGTATGTTAAGGGGAGGTTAAACCATGTCAAATCCCTATAGAAAAGATTTTCCCTTGCTGAATCAAAAGCAAAGAGAAAAACCGCTTATATATCTTGATAATGCGGCAACGACACAAAAGCCGGAAGCTGTTATAAAAGCAGTGGAAGATTACTACAGCGAATATAATGCCAACCCTTACAGAGGTCTTTATGATATCAGTGAAAAGGCCACGAAAGAATATGAAGAGGCAAGAAAAGTTACGGCTGAATTCATAAATGCTGAAGAGCCAGCTGAAATTATCTTTACCAGAAATGCGACAGAAAGCCTTAATTTAATTGCATATAGCTTTGGCAGAAGTATCTTAAAGGAAGGGGATGAGATTCTTATTCCCATATCAGAGCATCACAGCAACTTGCTTCCCTGGCAGCTTCTGGCAAAAGAAAAAAAAGCCGTACTCAACTATCTGTATCTGGATGATAATGGTCATATAAAAGAGGATGAAATTGAAGCGAAGATAACCAAAAACACCCGAATCGTAGCCTTAGCTTATGTCTCTAATGTGCTTGGAACAATATACCCTGTAAAGAAAATTATAAAGAAAGCACATAGTGTAGGGGCCTTTACTGTTCTTGACTGTGCTCAGAGTATACCTCATTTTCCTCTTGATGTAAGTGAACTTGATACGGATTTTGCAGTCTTTTCCGGACATAAGATGTTAGGGCCGATGGGAATAGGCGTTTTATACGGTAAAAGGCAGCTTTTAGAAGAAATGCCGCCTTTTCTGACTGGCGGAGAGATGATAGATTTTGTCTCTGAACAGGATGCTACCTTTGCCCCCCTTCCCCAGAAATTTGAAGCCGGTACACCTAATGTAGGCGGTGCGATCGGATTAATGGCGGCAATAAATTATATAAAAGATGTCGGATATGATAAAATCCAGAAGGCAGAGGAAGAACTAAGTGTTTATGCTCTTGATAAATTAAGAGAATTGCCCTATGTAACCATTTATGGTGAGAAGAGTTACAGCGAGAGCCGCAGCGGAGTTATTTCCTTTAATGTGTCGGATGTACATCCCCATGATGTTTCATCTCTTCTGGATGCAGATGGAGTCTGTATCCGGGCTGGTCATCATTGTGCACAGCCTTTAATGCGGTATATGCAAGCAGCTGCAACCTGTCGAATCTCTTTTTATTTTTATAATACAAAGGAAGATGTTAATGCCTTTATTGAAAGTCTAAAAAAAGTAAGGAGGTGGCTGGGTCTTGGGGATTGAAAATATTTATTCGGATATATTAAGAGAGCATGCGAACTCCAATCACAACAAACATCACCTTGGCTGTCCCACACAGACCAAACGCGGAATCAATCCAAGCTGCGGTGATGAGATAGAACTGGAACTACAGATAAATGATGGTATTATACAGGATGCATCCTTTGTTGGCAGCGGCTGTGCTATATCCCAAGCTTCTGCATCGATCATGGTGGATTTGATCAAAGGAAAAACCTTGGAAGAAGCCAAGCAACTGGCAAGTACCTTTACCGGTATGATAAAGAATGAGATAACAAATGAGGATGATTTAGAAGTTTTGGAAGATGCCATTGCGCTAAAGGATATATCCCACATGCCGGCCAGAGTAAAGTGTGCTGTTCTTGGATGGCATACTTTAGAGGAAGGTATTAAAGATAACTGTAAATAAAATTATCTATATCTGTTTAATAGATGTATAATCCATAAGGTAATGAATGAAACTAAGTAATAAAAGTATAATAGTGCCATATAAAAGTGTAAATCAGCTTTTGTATGGCATTTG
It includes:
- the sufC gene encoding Fe-S cluster assembly ATPase SufC — protein: MSDKLLEIKGLKVCVEGKEILNGLDLAINKGETHVIMGPNGAGKSTLGYSIMGHPKYEVEEGSIYFEGDDITYEKTDVRAKKGIFLSFQNPEELSGVSLESFMRTSKIAVDGKPLKVLSYRKEMGKTMESLGMDKEYGDRYLNVGFSGGEKKKSEILQMLMLNPKLAILDETDSGLDVDAVKIVSQGVKTFKNKNNSLLIITHNTKILEYLDVDYVHILVDGKLVKTGDASLVEEVNRKGFKELAFH
- the sufB gene encoding Fe-S cluster assembly protein SufB is translated as MEAVKNKTYVEDVNRSIYDIKDKVDASYKTSKGLTSGIVNAISLEKNDPAWMREFRQNSLKIYKELNVPVWGPSLEGLNMEDIVTYVRPNTKMQLKWEEVPEDIKNTFERLGIPQAERTSLAGVGAQYDSEVVYHNVREEVKNLGVIYTDMESAVREHEDIVREHFMKLVTPRDHKFAALHGAVWSGGSFVYVPPGVSVEIPLQSYFRLNAPGAGQFEHTLIVVDKGANLHFIEGCSAPKYNVANLHAGCVELFVGEGARLRYSTIENWSKNMFNLNTKRASVEKNGTMEWVSGSFGSRVSYLYPMSILKGENAKMEYTGITFAGNGQNLDTGVKVVHAAKNTSSHMSSKSISKDGGCSTFRSAVVMGAEADGAKCAVSCESLMLDSKSRSDTIPVMDIRNDNVDIGHEAKIGRISDDTIFYLMSRGLSEADARAMIVSGFAEPIAKELPLEYALEMNQLIRLEMEGSIG
- the sufU gene encoding Fe-S cluster assembly sulfur transfer protein SufU gives rise to the protein MGIENIYSDILREHANSNHNKHHLGCPTQTKRGINPSCGDEIELELQINDGIIQDASFVGSGCAISQASASIMVDLIKGKTLEEAKQLASTFTGMIKNEITNEDDLEVLEDAIALKDISHMPARVKCAVLGWHTLEEGIKDNCK
- a CDS encoding cysteine desulfurase, encoding MSNPYRKDFPLLNQKQREKPLIYLDNAATTQKPEAVIKAVEDYYSEYNANPYRGLYDISEKATKEYEEARKVTAEFINAEEPAEIIFTRNATESLNLIAYSFGRSILKEGDEILIPISEHHSNLLPWQLLAKEKKAVLNYLYLDDNGHIKEDEIEAKITKNTRIVALAYVSNVLGTIYPVKKIIKKAHSVGAFTVLDCAQSIPHFPLDVSELDTDFAVFSGHKMLGPMGIGVLYGKRQLLEEMPPFLTGGEMIDFVSEQDATFAPLPQKFEAGTPNVGGAIGLMAAINYIKDVGYDKIQKAEEELSVYALDKLRELPYVTIYGEKSYSESRSGVISFNVSDVHPHDVSSLLDADGVCIRAGHHCAQPLMRYMQAAATCRISFYFYNTKEDVNAFIESLKKVRRWLGLGD
- a CDS encoding SufD family Fe-S cluster assembly protein; this encodes MVLELKEANKLPVKTFRWLGVNELKLKREIPSITPFYKTEPEGEGVKKLVITRNNNLPLEKLPLTGMGEEATDFIRLNKNQEMTITVPKGVRIKEPVFLKYNLKDENPALIEETCILAEEDSEITLVVTYEGEKAEDLFHGTLVFLKAGRNAVIRLIQIQLLPDNAFHFSNIGAVTESGGQIYITQCELGGSHGISGILGDLKGDESELHVDTIYYGDQERNLDFNYVANHYGKNSKSDMRVNGALSDTSKKIFRGTIDFKKGASGSEGAEGEYTLLFDKTIKNVSVPLILCGEENVSGKHAANSGKIDEEKLFYMMSRGLSEADAKKLMVEAWFNPALQTIPSEELREKVSEYVKGRLNHVKSL